AATATATAGGAATAGCAGCATTTGCTCTAATGGCAGTAAGCTGTAATAATGATGATGACGTAGCAACTGATGGCGGTGTAGATACCGATTTTACAGGTACGTTTGCACAAGAAGATCAAATGGGTAGACCCGGTATCAATACTGTTTTTACTCCTACTGATGCTGACGAGAATCAATTTAACGTTACTACACCAGCAAATCAGTTGAGTTTTCAGCCTACTTTTCAAAGTCGTATAGAGGCTTATTATGCGGCTTACAGTCAGACAGCTGGTACAACTCTTGAATATGAGAATAATATTTTGGGTGTGGATTTACCTACATTAACAACAGTTCTAGCAATTGATGTACTACAAGTGTCTCCTAATGCAGATACTTCTTACTTTAATCCAAATACAGGTGTGCCGCTTACAGGTCGTACGCTGGAAGATGACGTAATTGATGTGTCTTTGATTTTGCTTTTTGGTGGTAATGACG
This genomic interval from Nonlabens spongiae contains the following:
- a CDS encoding DUF4331 family protein, producing MKIFKYIGIAAFALMAVSCNNDDDVATDGGVDTDFTGTFAQEDQMGRPGINTVFTPTDADENQFNVTTPANQLSFQPTFQSRIEAYYAAYSQTAGTTLEYENNILGVDLPTLTTVLAIDVLQVSPNADTSYFNPNTGVPLTGRTLEDDVIDVSLILLFGGNDGMRFTSPTNLVSDNVGVEAGAASSSFPYLTAARF